One Pseudomonadota bacterium DNA segment encodes these proteins:
- a CDS encoding type II toxin-antitoxin system VapC family toxin: MKIIIVDTSALIRLYVPDGPIPAGLEEYLAAAWRAETTLMIPELALAEFVQVLWKKEQAGYLKLSEVDEIVAALLELPLEIIGHQDILIDALSLARSNGLTVHDSLFLSLALKRKAELITADQRLKNVFEDTRGAMSF; this comes from the coding sequence ATGAAAATCATCATCGTGGATACATCTGCACTTATCCGCCTGTATGTGCCGGATGGACCGATTCCCGCCGGCCTGGAGGAATATCTGGCTGCTGCCTGGAGAGCTGAAACAACCTTGATGATACCCGAGTTGGCTCTGGCGGAATTCGTGCAGGTCTTATGGAAAAAGGAGCAGGCAGGCTATCTTAAATTATCAGAAGTGGATGAAATAGTTGCAGCCCTATTGGAACTTCCCCTGGAAATCATAGGGCATCAAGACATCCTGATAGACGCTCTGTCCCTGGCGCGCTCGAATGGCCTTACCGTCCATGATTCCCTGTTTCTATCCTTGGCCTTGAAGAGAAAAGCGGAATTGATCACCGCTGATCAACGGCTGAAAAATGTCTTTGAAGACACCCGTGGAGCAATGTCTTTTTAG
- a CDS encoding type II toxin-antitoxin system Phd/YefM family antitoxin, which produces MQMMKASEFKAKCLHVMDEINQTGETITITKNGKPVSVLKPYRRVLKTLFGLHKGKIAGKDDLITPMDIDWDAV; this is translated from the coding sequence ATGCAAATGATGAAGGCGTCGGAATTCAAAGCAAAATGTCTGCATGTAATGGATGAGATAAACCAAACCGGGGAAACGATTACAATCACCAAAAACGGCAAACCAGTATCCGTCCTGAAGCCCTATCGCCGTGTACTAAAAACACTTTTCGGTCTGCATAAGGGTAAAATAGCCGGCAAAGATGATTTAATTACCCCCATGGATATTGACTGGGATGCCGTGTAA